A genome region from Fusarium musae strain F31 chromosome 5, whole genome shotgun sequence includes the following:
- a CDS encoding hypothetical protein (EggNog:ENOG41) has product MDAKLTIADKMGRGLTNGIYFAALFSTFTTNNSPPSKPEAGAVSTNVPLQRSATAKNAPP; this is encoded by the exons ATGGACGCAAAACTCACCATCGCCGACAAGATGGGCCGTGGGCTCACCAACGGCATCTACTTT GCAGCACTCTTCTCTACTTTCACGACG AACAACAGCCCTCCCTCCAAACCCGAAGCTGGGGCGGTTTCGACCAACGTCCCCTTACAGAGAAGTGCTACCGCCAAGAACGCACCGCCATGA